One Qipengyuania aurantiaca genomic region harbors:
- the xth gene encoding exodeoxyribonuclease III gives MKIATFNINGIKARLPRLLEWLEETRPTVACLQEIKTMDEGFPAEEFEKIGYHAIWHGQKSFNGVAILADGTKPVEIQRGLSIDGPKEGEGEQARYLEAEVNGVRICNLYLPNGNPHPGPKFDYKLAWMEKLRARMAQIWAEEVPAVVLGDFNVIPENKDVWSPKAMASDALMQPECRDAYRRFLADGWTDAIDTLNPRGGVWTYWDYQAGAWQRDHGFRIDHLLLSPETADRMVAAGVDKEYRGREKSSDHTPVWVELRD, from the coding sequence ATGAAAATCGCCACTTTCAACATCAACGGTATCAAGGCGCGCCTGCCGCGCCTCCTCGAATGGCTTGAGGAAACCCGTCCCACCGTCGCCTGCCTGCAGGAAATCAAGACGATGGACGAGGGCTTCCCGGCGGAAGAATTCGAGAAGATCGGGTACCACGCCATCTGGCACGGGCAGAAGAGCTTCAACGGCGTCGCGATCCTAGCCGACGGGACCAAGCCGGTCGAAATCCAGCGCGGCCTGAGCATCGACGGGCCCAAGGAAGGCGAGGGCGAACAAGCGCGCTATCTCGAAGCCGAGGTGAACGGAGTGCGGATCTGCAACCTTTATCTGCCGAACGGCAACCCGCACCCGGGGCCCAAGTTCGACTACAAGCTCGCCTGGATGGAGAAACTGCGCGCGCGCATGGCGCAGATCTGGGCCGAGGAAGTGCCCGCCGTCGTGCTAGGCGATTTCAACGTCATTCCTGAAAACAAGGACGTCTGGTCGCCCAAGGCCATGGCCAGCGATGCTTTGATGCAGCCCGAATGCCGCGACGCCTACAGGCGCTTTCTCGCCGACGGCTGGACCGACGCAATCGACACGTTGAACCCGCGCGGCGGGGTGTGGACCTATTGGGATTACCAGGCCGGCGCCTGGCAGCGCGACCACGGTTTCCGCATCGACCACCTGCTCCTTTCGCCCGAAACCGCCGACCGTATGGTCGCCGCAGGTGTCGACAAGGAATATCGGGGCCGGGAGAAATCGAGCGACCACACGCCCGTCTGGGTCGAACTGCGCGACTGA
- a CDS encoding DUF1491 family protein — MSEDARLPAHLEVAGLIKLAQGLGGFGMVLQKGEYDAGTIVILTMHSGNNARLWERMPQMDGSRRFTCTREQDTENPREFDEYVAKRQRQDPDCWFVELDGPEVERLVDSSPR; from the coding sequence ATGAGCGAGGACGCACGGCTGCCCGCCCACCTCGAAGTCGCCGGCCTGATCAAGCTCGCCCAAGGTCTCGGCGGCTTCGGAATGGTTCTGCAAAAGGGTGAATACGATGCCGGGACCATCGTTATATTAACCATGCATAGTGGCAATAATGCACGCCTGTGGGAGCGTATGCCGCAGATGGACGGGTCCCGCCGCTTCACCTGCACGCGTGAGCAGGACACTGAAAATCCACGAGAATTTGACGAATATGTCGCCAAAAGGCAACGTCAAGATCCAGACTGCTGGTTCGTCGAGCTCGACGGTCCCGAAGTGGAACGGCTGGTAGATTCATCCCCTCGTTAA
- the erpA gene encoding iron-sulfur cluster insertion protein ErpA, with the protein MAEMLTLTPAAAKRVAAIAEKQAKPAILRLSVEGGGCSGFQYKFDLAEGPEEDDSVSDTDGVKLVVDAVSLDLVAGSTVDFVESLGGAAFRVENPNAAAGCGCGSSFGI; encoded by the coding sequence ATGGCCGAAATGCTCACCCTGACCCCAGCCGCCGCCAAGCGCGTTGCCGCCATCGCCGAGAAGCAGGCGAAACCCGCGATCCTGCGCCTTTCGGTGGAGGGTGGGGGCTGCTCGGGCTTCCAGTACAAGTTCGACCTCGCCGAAGGGCCGGAAGAGGACGATTCGGTGAGCGATACCGATGGGGTGAAGCTTGTCGTCGATGCGGTCAGCCTCGACCTTGTCGCAGGCAGCACGGTCGATTTCGTCGAATCGCTTGGCGGCGCGGCGTTCCGCGTCGAAAATCCCAATGCGGCGGCCGGTTGCGGCTGCGGATCGAGCTTCGGGATTTAG
- a CDS encoding CBS domain-containing protein yields MNIATLTETRSSSDIISVTVDQSVGTAIALLASKRIGALPVMSEGKVAGIFSERDVIYRLAHEGESCLTRPIGEVMTSPAITTTRDTPILDALSLMTKRRIRHLPVVDGETMCGFISIGDLVKARLDEIQHEAEAMREYIQTA; encoded by the coding sequence ATGAACATCGCGACCCTTACCGAAACCCGCAGCAGTTCGGACATTATCTCGGTCACCGTCGACCAGTCCGTAGGCACAGCCATCGCGCTGCTCGCCTCCAAGCGGATCGGTGCGCTTCCGGTGATGTCGGAAGGCAAGGTCGCCGGGATCTTCTCCGAACGCGACGTGATCTACCGGCTGGCCCACGAGGGTGAGAGTTGCCTGACGCGCCCCATCGGGGAGGTTATGACCTCGCCCGCCATTACAACCACGCGCGATACCCCGATCCTCGATGCGCTCTCGCTCATGACCAAGCGCCGGATCCGCCATCTTCCCGTGGTCGACGGCGAGACCATGTGTGGCTTCATCTCGATCGGGGACCTCGTGAAAGCGCGGCTCGACGAGATTCAGCACGAAGCCGAAGCGATGCGCGAATATATCCAGACCGCTTGA
- a CDS encoding (2Fe-2S) ferredoxin domain-containing protein: MSKKGLAKAQAALGKIGGETAQRQIFLCAVSEKQKCCSREDGKAAWNYLKKRLKELDLVGRGGVVQRTKADCLQICAHGPIAVVWPENVWYHSCTEEVLEAIIQRHLIGGVPVEEYRLCSAEDA; this comes from the coding sequence ATGAGTAAGAAGGGCCTCGCCAAGGCGCAGGCGGCACTCGGCAAGATCGGCGGCGAGACCGCGCAAAGGCAAATTTTCCTCTGCGCGGTCAGCGAGAAGCAAAAATGCTGCTCACGCGAGGACGGGAAAGCCGCGTGGAATTACCTCAAGAAGCGCCTGAAGGAGCTCGATCTCGTCGGGCGGGGCGGCGTGGTCCAGCGGACCAAGGCCGATTGCCTGCAGATCTGCGCGCACGGCCCCATCGCGGTCGTCTGGCCGGAGAACGTCTGGTACCACTCCTGCACCGAGGAAGTGCTCGAGGCGATCATCCAGCGCCATTTGATCGGCGGTGTTCCGGTGGAGGAATACCGGCTGTGCAGCGCCGAAGACGCCTAG
- a CDS encoding cell wall hydrolase produces the protein MRKSVLGFAAAAATMIATFAGAEETGAQVAQATETEATKPTAELTQEVVPVFVSEEVVQELPEEAPQEFNGNLPQADSLRDLVAAMPAAGELSDEMRCLAGAVYFESRGEPLAGQLAVAQVVINRSESSRFPESYCGVVYQRAQFSFVRGGSMPRIKTGSDAWKRATAIARIAHQGLWDSEAQDSLYFHATYVKPRWASRKTRRAAIKTHIFYR, from the coding sequence ATGCGAAAGTCTGTTCTCGGTTTTGCGGCAGCCGCCGCAACCATGATTGCAACGTTTGCCGGTGCGGAAGAAACCGGCGCACAGGTCGCCCAGGCGACCGAAACCGAGGCCACCAAGCCGACTGCCGAACTCACTCAAGAGGTGGTTCCGGTCTTCGTCAGCGAAGAAGTGGTCCAGGAGCTTCCCGAGGAAGCACCCCAGGAATTCAACGGAAACCTGCCCCAGGCCGATAGCCTGCGCGACCTTGTCGCTGCGATGCCGGCTGCGGGCGAGCTTTCCGACGAGATGCGCTGCCTCGCCGGCGCCGTGTACTTCGAATCGCGCGGCGAGCCGCTGGCCGGCCAGCTGGCCGTGGCGCAGGTCGTGATCAACCGCTCGGAATCGAGCCGTTTCCCCGAAAGCTATTGCGGCGTCGTCTACCAGCGCGCCCAGTTCAGCTTCGTGCGCGGCGGTTCCATGCCCCGTATCAAGACCGGTTCGGACGCGTGGAAGCGCGCCACCGCGATTGCCCGCATCGCCCATCAGGGCCTGTGGGATAGCGAGGCGCAGGATTCGCTCTATTTCCACGCCACCTACGTGAAGCCGCGCTGGGCGTCGCGCAAAACGCGCCGCGCCGCGATCAAGACGCACATCTTCTATCGCTGA